A region from the Drosophila takahashii strain IR98-3 E-12201 chromosome 2L, DtakHiC1v2, whole genome shotgun sequence genome encodes:
- the LOC138911970 gene encoding putative mediator of RNA polymerase II transcription subunit 30 isoform X1: protein MNNNKIMKLFLIIVSVIGVVEMGVIPTSHLTTYNETMETTIIQILLPNNDVLNIQLKLYLFKNSSLANINNIDELESKLKTSQEEPTMASYITEERKLKKDEDDEAPQETTTTTTTTETTTETTTTEASSSSTTTEASSTEASSSTEATEESSSSTPPSANFQIYDEYDDLSSPSKQSFTPLNEEDGNNDNKDIKIPQGNKIINKTKVEYVHLLGSNVVSVNSISSNISSFNLTDDDITQLYHQNININLNNSDESNENNDITPEQVELGYYLKQIREKNEEEKSAEEEDEPVQDRDSEPEAKMNPHELELWNYLYRQRVQNQSNKIYSPNL from the exons atgaataataataaaataatgaaactatttttaataatagtttctGTAATAGGAGTAGTGGAAATGGGTGTAATACCCACTTCACATCTAACGACATACAACGAGACAATGGAAACCacaattattcaaattttactccCTAACAATGATGTTTTGAATATTCAGCTGAAATTGTATCTATTTAAGAACAGTTCACTAGcgaatataaataacattgaTGAGTTAGAGAGTAAACTAAAAACCTCACAAG aagAACCAACAATGGCAAGCTATATTACAGAAGAgaggaaactaaaaaaagatgAAGACGACGAAGCACCACAAG aaacaacaacaacaacaacaacaacagaaacaacaacagaaacaacaacaacagaagcatcatcatcatcaacaacaacagaagcatcatcaacagaagcatcatcatcaacagaagcaacagaagaatcatcatcatcaacacccCCTTCAGCTAATTTCCAAATCTATGATGAGTACGATGATTTGTCGTCACCCTCCAAACAATCATTTACGCCACTAAATGAAGAAGATGGTAATAATGATAAT aaggatataaaaattcctcaaggaaataaaataataaacaaaacaaaag TTGAATATGTTCACCTTTTAGGATCTAACGTAGTTTCagtaaattcaatttctagtaatatttctagttttaatttaactgatgATGACATCACACAACTTTATcaccaaaatataaacattaactTAAACAATAGCGATGAgagtaatgaaaataatgatattACTCCTGAACAAGTAGAGTTGGGTTATTATCTAAAACAGATAAGGGAAAAAAACGAGGAAGAAAAatcagcagaagaagaagatgaacCTGTTCAAGACAGGGATTCTGAACCTGAAGCTAAAATGAACCCACATGAATTAGAACTGTGGAATTATCTATACAGGCAACGGGTACAAaaccaatcaaataaaatatactcacccaatttataa
- the LOC138911970 gene encoding zinc finger CCHC domain-containing protein 10-like isoform X2 → MNNNKIMKLFLIIVSVIGVVEMGVIPTSHLTTYNETMETTIIQILLPNNDVLNIQLKLYLFKNSSLANINNIDELESKLKTSQEEPTMASYITEERKLKKDEDDEAPQETTTTTTTTETTTETTTTEASSSSTTTEASSTEASSSTEATEESSSSTPPSANFQIYDEYDDLSSPSKQSFTPLNEEDEGYKNSSRK, encoded by the exons atgaataataataaaataatgaaactatttttaataatagtttctGTAATAGGAGTAGTGGAAATGGGTGTAATACCCACTTCACATCTAACGACATACAACGAGACAATGGAAACCacaattattcaaattttactccCTAACAATGATGTTTTGAATATTCAGCTGAAATTGTATCTATTTAAGAACAGTTCACTAGcgaatataaataacattgaTGAGTTAGAGAGTAAACTAAAAACCTCACAAG aagAACCAACAATGGCAAGCTATATTACAGAAGAgaggaaactaaaaaaagatgAAGACGACGAAGCACCACAAG aaacaacaacaacaacaacaacaacagaaacaacaacagaaacaacaacaacagaagcatcatcatcatcaacaacaacagaagcatcatcaacagaagcatcatcatcaacagaagcaacagaagaatcatcatcatcaacacccCCTTCAGCTAATTTCCAAATCTATGATGAGTACGATGATTTGTCGTCACCCTCCAAACAATCATTTACGCCACTAAATGAAGAAGATG aaggatataaaaattcctcaaggaaataa